Below is a genomic region from Drosophila kikkawai strain 14028-0561.14 chromosome X, DkikHiC1v2, whole genome shotgun sequence.
GCAAAAAAACACGTAAGCCATATTGTAAGTTTGTAACTAAACCGAGaccaccattaaaaaaaaaaaacaaaaaaacaaaaccaaaacaaagcctaagcaaaagcagcaataaacagcaacagcagcaaattCAAAAACAGCCCCTGTTCCTCCAGACCAAGCTAGAAAAAGTTCCTATTATTTCCTTTATCTCCCCCCAGAGGAATCCCAAAGCCCTACCAAACAACCAAGAAGAATCAATCTACTATATATCTGAAGAGAAATCTCCATTTTGGCTTTGCTGACTGCGCtccaaatttgattttgatttcgaACTAAAATATAAACCGTAGTGGTCATGTTTAGTTAGTTAAActcgaataaaaaaaaaaaacaacaaaacaaaaaactaagaaaaaaagataataatatatataataaatatgcaaaaatccGTATATTTAAGTCTCTCTCTTGAGCTATCTGTCCTACCCAATCTTCTGTCtgtagttatatatatatattaaataatataatatatatattatttagtgCCAGTGCATGCAATTCCCTTCCCAAAATCTCCTCCCTCCAAAGTATGTAGCCTGTGAATGCTGTAGATGTGTCGCAAAACTCTCTCTCTGAGATTTCTGCGGCATTTCGCTgatatatcttttatatagAGACTTGATATTTGCCGCTTTATCTTTCCTTCGTCGAGCATGAACCCAGCCTTTTTCCATCTCTCTATCAATCTATACATCTTTATAtctatacaaatatatatatgtttttgttctttattttctaATGCAGATAAAAAGCCTTCCGGCAAGTCAAAGGACGAGCAGATGGCCGAGAAAaagcaggagctggagaagcGACTGCAGGATGTCACCGGCCAGCTGGGGGCAAGCAAGAAAACCGCCAAGAAAGGTATGTTAAACCttaatataacagtttataacaGAATACAGATATGTTCTTAAAgttgtttcttttatattaattaattatcttTCATAACATTACTCTCCTCGCTCTCTGCAGACGAATCGAACAAGGTGGAGGCCATTCAGCCAGCGAATCCTGTGTCGTCGAGCTCCAGTTCCAGCGATTCATCGTCGTCAAGTTCGAGTGATAGCAGTTCGAGTGACTCGAGCGACAGTGAAGCAGGTTAGGACgcgttttgtttgtttgttttattttataaagtctatttttttttaataataagatACCTAGAGATAGGgcaaatacatatacatatataaatatatacatatatatttagttatgaataaatatatatatatgtatatgtagatatataaGTATGTTGTTTAAGAATCAAACAACATAACTCactaaacaaaaagaaaaaacggaTACGGATACCGATTCCGAtacagaaacacacacacacacacgacacCTATACAACGTTTTACAACTTTTAACGGAAACAGAAACGGAAACACACCTAAAAACCTTCactaataaagaaaaacagtCGCCGCataatcatttttttaaattctattatAACGTGTTAACACTGGAAGACCGTACATATTAAGGACATCATGAAGACTCTAACGAGTAGCGAGTAGAAAAGCCGTTGAATTGTgtaaaaagagaaagagagagagagagagagagagagagctagaGCTAGAGCTAGCTAACTTTGCTGCAGATCAGTTTCAGGAGATTTTGGATTAATTCGATTGGATATAGGTTTATCTAGTTATAAATGTAGCTTAACCATACCCCCATACCCTAACCTTAATCCAATTTAGCGAGTATCTCTAGGGTTTTATCCTGCGATTGATTGTGTTTCTAAAAGTTCAGTATCAAGACCACCACGAAAATCCAACTTCATATCGAATTAGAGCGAGATGGACGTATattgaaagagagagagagaggaagggGTATGATGGCCAATTGTACTATTGTTAATAAaccatatacacacacacacacccacacacgcacccttattaatttattgaacTTAGCgcattttgtttatgtttttgtgtgctaaaatatataccaaCGGAAAAGATAAATTTCCAGCAAAGGAATATATGCGATATTATGTTTACACCCGTCTGATTCGGCAATAGAAATGACCAACTCTGGTGAATATTACTTtttatctaattttttttttttttttttttttgtatttgtttagaATTTTCAAGAACCAAGTTCATGACAAAGTGCAATATGCATTTACTCTAAGAAAACAAATGCAGCGAAAGAGTGAAAGATTTATAGAATTTCGAATCATGAGAGAAATCGGGACAATTATGGTAAAATATATTCAGAAGAGATTGTagaaaaaattcaataaataaaagattgTGAAGATTGTTCAACAAATTTGCAGAAAGATGAATCTATATAGTTTGGAGAGATCCAGAGTTGGTGGTAAAGGCAGGATCAGGCGGGTGTAGAGACTAAAGGAGCGACCATATATAAAGAACACCCATAGTACCCATAAAACCCCCCTCATTAAACACCGTTTTTactgacgacgacgacataGACGAGACAACATGAACATGAACATGAACACACATCGGCAAAACTTTATATaatcgatttatatatatataaattttaggtatagtatatacttaattatatatacacaaacacacatatatatatatatatatatatatatatatatatcatatatctatagacatatacatatacattatgtatatatatatggcgTATATAGATATTGTATTTAAGCATTTGTAGGtattaaacaaattgtatTTGTAAATGAAAAACTATCTAAAAATTAGAATAATAAGAGAACACACAACTCTTTACTAATTTTAAgtcatttttgaaaaaaaaagaaagaaaaacaaatcttgaaaaaaaaagaacaagcaAAAACCAGCTTATTATTACCAAtaatatgattattattattattattattatgattatgattattatgAGAATATGCTGAAAAAAATCGTGAAGCAATTGTGTATTGGGGGCAGCCAATCTGAAAAAGAAAgtaatgaatatatattccaactccaaccaaccaaccaatcAATCAATCTATCAaccaatcaatcaatcaatcaaccaaccaaccaaaccaaaaccaaccaatcaagtcaatcaatcaatcgatCAACCAAAACTCTccatcaaatcaaatcaataaCAAACAGAGCAACAATTGCATGattgacaaaacaaaaatgatcAACGAATAAATCGATTATAAAAAATCTATCATTCACgcccacacacaaacaaacacacacacgtccACACATCATGATATATAAACCCCataaccataaaaaaagaaagcaaatgAATAGAGGCAGCTCAGGATCATGTTTATGATCACGTTCACACGTACTCCTCACCTCATCTCAAGGCAACTAGTCCCCTCCTAATCTATATCATCCATGCACTGCCCGGTGGAATCAGTTCTTAAAACAAACCCCCCTCTAGGTTACCTTCTGTGCCAATTCCATAATGTTTCTAGTCCAATCTCCCGATGTTTCCCTCACACAAACATCTTCTATCGGTCTTCAtaacttgatttttttttgtaatatttttgaaacccacacactcacacaacCACAAAAAATAACCTCAAAGAACtatgtgtaaaatataataataataatgaaaatgaaacaaTGAATAATAAcccccaaaaataataatatgaaaaACTGATTGAACCAAAAATGCAAGCAAAATtaccacatatatatatgtatatatatatttatatatatttatatgtatctatatatatctatatatgtatatatgtctaaagagtatatagaaaaagccaatatgcaaaatatatatttgaaaattctCGATACACTTGCAGACAATGTGTAAAAACCAAGAAAGTATGAAAAgcttcaaaaaacaaaaaaacgaaatcgaaatcgaaaaagaaaagaaatgagagaaaaataagaaagaaatcAAACAAACACCAAAACCACAAAAGCgtaactaaacaaaaaactacgtAAGGATCGAATACGTaaggagaaagagagagtaaacgtaaggagagagagagagagagagagagagagagagagagagagagagtaaacGTAAGGAGAAAAAAGTAAACGTAATGGGGGATAGAGAGAACAAGTAAAGTGTGGCAATGAATGAAGATACAAGACAGAGAGAGACcaaaaaggagagagagagagagaacagTCAGGGGGATagaacatttaaaaaacacCCATATTAAGACTTAAAATGACTCCGTTATTTATTGTTTAGACCGTTTGTTACATAACCTAAACCCATCCCGCGTTTCCTGCTGGCACAAAATGGAACTGGAACACACGACAACTAGCTCAATTCGTGAACTCTAGTTCGCCTCCGTTATCCTTCTTATCCTTCTCACACACTCATATATATAtgagtatatatacatatatatatatatatcgcttATAATCGTTGttgtcatttaatttatgtgtaaaaacaaagaaatatgaAAGAAATGCTTCCAAGTAACTTCCATCAACTTGATATCCTTCCTCCGATTAGCTAAGGGAAAAGGTTAGATGTGCTAATAAGAATGTATAGAAGGGAAAATGGGAACAGTCGAAATCCATATAGAGTAATAGAAATAATCAGGATTCCATCCCTTTTCaaatctctttctctcccacTTCCTATGTGTGGCTCGAACTCTCTCTCCCACACTCTGTCGCTCTTTCCTTCTGTCGCACTTGTCCTTGTTTTCGTCTCTGTCTGTTAGTAGTCACGTTATAATAACGGTAAACGAGAGAAGCGTAACGGAACGTAACGACAGGAAGAGCTCTCTCCAAGCGTACGTAATACGTAGAGTTCTTTTGGCCTATATCCAAACTCCAACTAGTTCTACATACAAAGCTATATAGTAGGgtgtacatatttacatagaTGTATCCAGCAGCTAAACATTGATCAAAATCAGAGAGaggtataaataaaaaaaaaaaaaaaaactaaaaaagaaaaaatagaaaacaaataattaaatgtaatttgaaagcattttattatttatttttcggcTGTCGGCTTTCCCCTTTACACATTGTTTGCAcgtttttttcaaaatataataaaaaaaagaaaagaaaaaatatattatatatatacaaaaatatacaaaaaaaaaaaaaaaaaaaaacaagaaatgcatagaagaggaggaggattGATTAATGATAAACGATGATAATgcaatggaaataaataagaaatgaatgcataaaatcaatttaaatataaatttgtactatttaattaaatcaaatgaaaacgCAAGGAGGAAAAATGGAAGCGAACGAGAAACCAACAAGAGCAACAAACTGATAATAAACGACGACAAACAAGAGAAACAGCCACACACAATGTAATcaatattactttaaaaaaatcaagttgAAGATAAATCTGAGAAAGAGAGCAAGTAGAGAAAGCAAGCAGTGTCAGAAGAAGTTTGAGAACAGGCAGAAGAATTCGAGCAATTCTACATTTAGGTTTTACTTGAGACCACTTGCGCGTTTTCTTTacttttgtttcttttcaattttttatttatcgacCGATTAgctcttgtatattttccttGCTTCAGTCAAGTCACCCTTCGGTTAAAATTCCAATTCCAACTCGAAGTCTATATCGAAAACCCCTTCTCCCCCATTGCATTGTGAGATTGTTTTGTTGTAAGCTTAATacttgtgtttattttttttgtttagcttttagTTAAGGACTAGCGAAGAAAATGGCAGTAAACAcgctcaaaaaataaaaaacgagtCTTGTAAGAACAATTTCGTAAGGAACgttgtgaaaaaaaaacataaaaaaagaaagaagaaaaaaaaaacattaaaatcaaaacaaaaaaataaaacaaacagtgcatttttggtttcaatttcagtatatatatttatatatatatataagataaaGGAAAAGTATGGGGGGAGGCAAGCCGatacataataaaatataaaataaaataaacgcaGAGATAAATAGTAAAAATCTTAGGGAAAGCAAGAAGAAAGGGAGACACACATAGACGAGACATAACAGGaacacaacaaacacaaacacacatttaGCATTATAAAAAACTTACATAAACAAgcatacatttaaatatttatagtaaaataaaaaacacaaacaataataatatttattattacaaaatggcaacaacaaacaacaactaaaaactaaactaaaaaaaacgcaatgaatacaacaacaaacaaacaaaaaagaagaaaaaaaaaaacacgaaaaatgagaagaaaaatgaaaagaaaatgtttattaaaaaagtaaaaaaaaaaaaaacaacgtgTGTTTCCTCATTATCCCCGCCCCACCCCAAAACTACCCATTTCTATTCacaggaagaaaaaaatatttaactgaattaaaaacatataattaAGTGAAAAAACCGATAAAAAATCGATTGGAGCTTGGTTTGGTTGCAATTCCATTTTCCCGATTATATCGATATCGATTATACATTTTGGCGCCTTTTCTGCTGGTGTGGAGTGAGACAGGACGAGCTTTTCGGGGGTCTTGCTGttctttttttccccccttcTGCAGAAagcacagatacagataaaTATAGAGatacagagaaagagagggagagaaagaagAGAGTGTGTGGGCGAAAAAGGCAGATAGGAAGAGAAGAGCTCCGATAACCCGATAACCGATATCCCGTCACCAACCCATCACGAAACACAATTGCTTCATCGAAACTCGGCATTGTAAGAGGTATTTTAAAGACACCTATAATCTAAAATCTATAAACATATCTGTAGATCATGTGCTGTTTGTAtgctatatatgtacatacatatataatctCTATACCAGCACCAGGATGAATCCCACTAtatgaattaattaagaaaatgttcAGGTTTAGGGATCAAATATGACAATTTCATCCTGAAACCTTGTAAGTCTTCTAGAAAActgttttcaaataatttataatagtttaaaatgcaatttgtatttaatatttataaaagaacTAAAACTTATTATCATATAGGATTCATCCTGGCGCCTTAGCTCCTTTAGCTTTTCCTGCTTTCCATGATCTCCTTTGCTCCTTTGACATTTGTGCTTATTTGTGTATTCTTCTGCCTTTTTCCTGAAACAGGTGACGGTGATGAGCGACCGCCGCGCAAAAAAAAGTCCCGAGACTCGAATGGCAGCAATGTAAGTAACAAGGACTATATAATAATGATATATATGggacatatatataataaaaaattaaataattgggGAGGACCGCAGACAGACAGGCAGAAAAAGCACCAATGGAATTTTTGGCAATGGAATATGGATTACAATTTTGTTAATGTTACAGaacctttaatttttaatgatttttttttcttattacattaaaaatttgaGAGAAAATTTAACTCTTTGTTGATTCCTTTCCAAGCTTTGCCTGCAATGTACAAGCAAACAGACTTATTAAGTTCCACTCTCTGGAAGAGCCTTTCTCCTTTTTCTCTCTTGTATTTAAGCTTTGGCTTAAGCTTTGTTTATCGAAAGAAAAAGTCcgttaaatagattttttcgttttttatttttttaatcaatctttaatatatatatttccattgCCAAATCCAAAGAGAAGAACTAAAAACCAGAATATAAACACACTGTAACTGAGTTTGAATGTTGTAATAACAACTTGAGTCTTGAATGTAACATTTATTCATTACCTAATTCTCTTTCCCTTCGTTGTtcccttttgttttgtgttatCCTTTTGCCGGGATATATCAGGTAAATAATCCTAGTTTGACCACAGTCCTGGGCGGcgccggaggaggagcagcaggaggcgGCAGCGTTCCAAGCGGCGGTCTCACGCCAATTTCGTTGATGAACCTGGAGCATGTCCTGAACGCCAATACACCCACATCACACACGTGTAAGTAATGTCCTTGAATCATTTCCTTTGCCGGATTAATCCTTTATTCAAGTTTGTAACTAACTGAGTACCTTCTTCCTCCTTGCTCTCCCCTTCCTCCTTCCCCTTGTCTACAGCCTACATGTTTGGCAATGCCAATCCGCTGACGGCGGCCGCCATGctcaacaataacaataagacGACGCTGCCCGGCAGCAATTtcagtggcggcggcggcggcaacatgCTGCACGGTGCTGGGCCAGTGCGTGTTGGTCCTGGCTCggctggtgctgctgcagcagcaaagAACGGTGCAACCAACGAAGATCTGGGCAAGGTGCCGccagtttccgtttccgttaaTCTGGGCACGCAGCAGCATGGCTATCCCGGCAGCAGTGCTGGAGGCGGAGGTGTCCAGGCTGCCGGTGGCGGTGGCATACGGATAGCTAGCAATCTGCACAAGCCACCCGGCGGCATTGGCGGTGATCTGGGCGAGCATCATACGGCACTGGCGGCTGCTTTGTTGTCCAGCAACCAGAACAATGGGGCTCAGAACACAAACACCAGTCATCCAGTGGGCGTCCATGGGGATGTGATGGCCAATGCCTCGTTGTCTGCGGGTCTCAAGCAGATACCACAGTTCGATGATCCCGTGGAGCAGTCACTGGCCTCGCTGGAGTTCAGTGCCGGCTCCACGGGTAAGTCGTCAGGGTTACCGCTAACGGATAACTTTTTGATGCAGCCGGATGGggctcagcagcagcagcaacaacaacagcagcagcagcaacaggctTTTGCCCACTTGGACTATGTGAATGAGCTACTGATCAAGGGATCAACGGATGCTGTCAGCGGCATGAATGGCAATCATCCGCTGAACTTTGTGCTGGACATGGCGGCGGCAACGGCAAACCTGCAGAAGcatccccagcagcagcagcaacagcagcagcagcagcaggcgcacaATAACGGTTTCAATGTGGCCGACTTTGGCATGCCTGGTTTTGATAGTCTCAACATGACGGCCTCAGCATTCCTAGATCTAGAGCacacgctgcagcagcagcatcaacagcaacaccagcagcagcaacaacatcaacagcagcagcagcaacaccaccagcaacaacaccagcaacaacaccaccagcagcagcatcagcagcttacgcaacagcaactgcagcagcagcaacaacagcagcaacatctccagcagcagcagcaacatctccagcaacagcaacagcaggccaCCAACAAAATGCTGATCATACCCAAGCCCATAGAGTCGATGATGCCCAGTCCGCCGGacaagcagcaacagcagcagcagcagcaacagcatctccagcaacagcaacatctccaacagcagcagcaacaacaccaaaAGGGCATGCTCCCGCAACAGTCGCAACTGGACATGATGCTGGCCGCGGCGGCCAATTTCCAGGGCAAGCAGGTGCAGGCCTTCAAGGCCGCGGAACAGAACCTTAAGAATGCCAGCTCTTGGTCCTCTCTGGCCTCGGCCAGCTCTCCCTCGTCGCACACATCAAGCAGCTCGAGCAGCAGCAAGCCCAAGCCGGCCATGGACTCGTTCCAGCAGTTCCGCAACAAAGCCAAAGAACGCGATCGCCTCAAGCTGCTGGAGGCGGccgagaaggagaagaagcatCAAAAGGAGGCTGCCgaaaaggagcagcagcagcagcaacgcaaGCATCACAAGTCCTCCTCAtcttcgtcctcctcctcctcatcagcagcagccgcagcagctgctgcagcatcgcaagcagccgcagcagcggcggcagcggcagcagcagcatcagcagtaACCGCCTCTTCGGCTGCCGCCACGCAGGCAGCGGCTGTGGCTGTTTCGGCGGCTCCACCCACCTCATCCTCAGTGGCCTCCAGTGCCTCGAATGCCTCCGGAGGCAGCAGTAGTGGGGGAGGAGCAGGCGGTGGCCAGGCCAGCGGAGAACGTGAGCGGGAGAGGGGTGAACGTGAGCGGGAAAGGGACAGAGACCGTGAGCGTTCCGGCAGCGGTCAATCTGGAAAtggcaacaatagcaacaactCGGCGAATAGCAATGGACCCGGCAGCGCGGGCAGCGGGGGCAGTGGCGGTGGCACCGGCGGCAACAGTGGTCCTACCAGCACAGGTGGACccaacagcggcggcggcggcggcggtggcggtggtggcaATCCTAACAGCAATAGTAATGCTGCTGCCGCCCTGCTTAATGCCGGCAGTAACAGCAACAGTGGCGTTGGCAGCGGCGGTGCCGCAAGCagtaacagcaacagcagcgtaGGAGCCATGGTAGGCAGCGGCGGACCAGGATCTAATAGCCAGGGTAGCAGCGGTGGCGCTGGAGGAGGCACTGGCACTGTCGGCGGCAGTAATGTCATGGGAGGCGGCGCCCTGGACTATGGCCAGCAGGTGTCTGCAGCTACTCAGATGGCGCAGCATGTGGCCGCCAGTGTCGCTGCCCAGGTCATAATGGCCGCCTCGCCCCTGGGCGCCATGGAAAGCGGAAGGTAAGTGAGAGGCGAAGCAAAAAActatagaattttaaaatttaaaattgaaaaaatttctTCTAATTAAAGGAAAAGTGTTCATGATGCACAGCCACAGATATCGCGGGTGGAAGACATTAAGGCATCGCCGGGCGGCCAGGGCCAGAGTTCGCCGGCACAGCAATCGCCGCAGGATCGGGCGGCCGCCAAGCGCGCCGAACAGCGGCGGGCCGAGCAGGAGCGGCGCAGGCGCGAAGCGGTAAGTCACACCCTTAGAGTTACTCTCTGAACTCCAAAAACTCCAAACTTACAAAATTCTAAACTCTTCAAAATCGAAAATCTTTCAAATCTAAACTTTCGAAACTCTAAAATCTTTAAACGCTAACCTCTCCAAACTCTTAACTctctaaattataatttctccAATCTCCAAACCTCAAAAGCTAAACTCCGAACTCTCCAAAATCTAAACTTCCATATAGAAACTCACCAAAATTTCAAACTCTCCAAACTGTATACTCCCCAAACTCAACCTTGCAAGCTTTTAACTCTCcaaaatctcaaaaaaattgtatttctcCAAAACCTAAACTCTCCAAACTCTCTTGTCTTGCAGTTGGCTGGCCAAATCGATATGAACATGCAGAGCGATCTCATGGCTGCCTTTGAAGAGACGCTGTAGGCCAAGGCCAGCAAAGGCAACGGCGGCAACACCTTctcaaccagcagcagcagcagcgcctcCATAGAGACCACAAAGCGGCGAGGGCCAAGGCGACAGCAACGGACAACGTtggacaacagcaacaaaaagagGAGCTAGGACAGAAGCAGCCtcccaaataaaaacaaaagaaaaacaaaagcatcTATTTAAGAAGCATGGTTTTAAGGCGTAACTAAGCATACGTATATTTAGTGAGTATCTCTAATATATGCATAAAACATATACGAAAGGAGAGAGAGcggagagagaggagagagaggCAGAGCAGCAGCCAAGGAGAGAGCGGCCAgagagcagcagcggcggcggcagcagcagcagcagcagcaaatttcctttttgaaacacacacacacacacatttttttaacttaCGATTATTATGATTGTGTATTTACCAACTATTAAGCGGATAATAACGATTaatgattaaatattaagaacGAGGATGGTACGAGTACGATTATGTTTATGATGGACATTGCTTGTggttccaaaaaaaaaaaaaaaaaacaaaaacaaaaaagcaaaaaacaaaagcttattatgtttaatattattaattcacGTGTATAGGCAAGTTTAGTTGGTAAGATTTTTTCCCCCTTCATTGTATAAACACACCTATGCTTAGAGTtgttaactaatttaaaaactatacaaaaaaccacaaacaaaacgaaaatttacaaaatagaAGAATCCCAAAACAGAAGCGAgaaatcaatatatatattcttcttttttttttttgtaaaacttgcaattttaaatcattgtttttttttttttttttacccaaACACAACAgttgtaatttataatttatatctcacagacacacacacacgcatgaCTAGGATGAGATAGAGAGAGCATGGTTAAAGGAGAGGCTTCGGTAGGAAGCCGAGCTGGatggatatatataaaggCAACAAATGTAGTTCTTAAGTAGAAACGAAATTTTTTGTATGTAACGACGATGCAGTCccgtaaaaattataaaataaatataaatttcaaaacaaaaactaatttaaaaaagaagaaaaaaccaaacaagaaACGGAAcaagaaaatagaaaagatGTAATAAAAACGGAAgataacaaacaaacaaaaaaaacagcaaataatttataatttctttatcCTGAGAGAACCTTTctcccaacaacaacaacaacaaattgcagTGACAATTCATTCAGTAAGCTATATAATGTGGGAGCCTCCCAGTCCCCCAGTCCCCCAGTCCAGTCTGTCTGTTGCATTGTCTTCCAAAGTCTCAGCCTCACTTTCCATTCCATCTATCCAGCCTCCCAAGTGTGTGTCCTCTGTGTGTGTAAATATAGCTCCATTTGAGGGGAAGGAGTAGTGGGAATTATGCTAGCAACTATCTATGTGAAAGCTAACGACAGGATTCCAATTAATTCTTGTATATAGTAAAGTCTTCCCCTATATATTCTCCCCCTCAGTTGTTATATTGTCGCTGGCAAGGTTCATTTCGTTTTGTGTAAATTagagagaagagagagagagcgtgtGAGGAGAGTAGGAAggaattatatattataacaaaataaaccctaaatatatatagtatataaacaGAAGAAGCATACATCAGAAAAtaccacatatatatatatatctatatatatatatatatatatatacaagaaagagatacctttttttttctatacttAATTTTAGCATTTAATTCAGTGAGAGAGAAATGTACGAAAGCGAAATAAAACTTGagaaaaactaaatacaaaatacattaaaaaaaacaatataaaaacaaacaaaaaacaaatgaagtttttaattaaagaaaacctAACACAAcattaaatagaaatataatataatataatataataaatattatattttaacgAGCCAGTTCGAGTCCAATTTTTGATCAAAAGTGCCCAAAATCTCGAGCAAAGGATGCGTTTTTCTTTGGCATTAATTAGCAAT
It encodes:
- the fs(1)h gene encoding homeotic protein female sterile isoform X4, which gives rise to MSSSEPPPRYEPPVEPVNGIVQPPVMPPAERPGRNTNQLQYLIKTVMKVIWKHHFSWPFQQPVDAKKLNLPDYHKIIKQPMDMGTIKKRLENNYYWSAKEAIHDFNTMFNNCYVYNKPGEDVVVMAQTLEKVFLQKVESMPKEELELEPVTAKGGKKKQRVPTTPKATGGASSASGGASSTPAVSSGAGKVPTAAAGAASSAQQLPGHAGATGASGGAATPGTGTGSGTQAARPVSAMGGTVSSTAGGAPSIPPISTMPPHTVPGSTNTTTTAMAGSAGGAGAAGNPNAVALMASLLNTGQAGAYPGAPGQTAVNSSSLLDGNSGAAAAAAVAAAAAAAAAAAAATGAAGGGAPPGAGGGGGGGVTIPAAAVNAANAVQAYVNSTAGVGVGVDTVIPPQQPAKIKKGVKRKADTTTPTANAFESPYAQMDSKSAKIATRRESNRQVIGKKGSGYTLSPLGAGLPGIGGLVGVGVAGGPGVVKSKEKLSDALKSCNEILKELFSKKHSGYAWPFYKPVDAEMLGLHDYHDIIKKPMDLGTVKRKMDNREYKSAPEFAADVRLIFTNCYKYNPPDHDVVAMGRKLQDVFEMRYANIPDEPVANAAHHHHSSHGHGHGHGHGHGGHGHGGHGGHGGYGGSASNKHDASDSSSEDSSDTENESNSDEERSAKLKMLESKLLGLQEEIRKLSEEASAKKKAKKKLKEKKKHIGGGSGSGSASHHGHASGPGGAGGLGAGTGSGPGLVSGVPGAGGVGALGAGGAAGANLSALLSGSLVGGAGGSSLTGGSGLPNVSGLHSQAHDVMGFGGAGGVGGPGFANVAAAVAAAGGKAGTLAGALAAGAAAGAGGTSTGGGASNSKGAKSKGQRGAKGGAVNAGGVGNSGAGGAGAAAAGTATGAGAVGAPGGGNASKRAKGSNSAGAGGGAGAAAAAGGGGNANANAGAGARGSSKKKPSQVMNFDSEEEDTAKPMSYDEKRQLSLDINKLPGDKLGRVVHIIQNREPSLRDSNPDEIEIDFETLKPSTLRELESYVASCLRKKTHKKPSGKSKDEQMAEKKQELEKRLQDVTGQLGASKKTAKKDESNKVEAIQPANPVSSSSSSSDSSSSSSSDSSSSDSSDSEAGDGDERPPRKKKSRDSNGSNVNNPSLTTVLGGAGGGAAGGGSVPSGGLTPISLMNLEHVLNANTPTSHTSYMFGNANPLTAAAMLNNNNKTTLPGSNFSGGGGGNMLHGAGPVRVGPGSAGAAAAAKNGATNEDLGKVPPVSVSVNLGTQQHGYPGSSAGGGGVQAAGGGGIRIASNLHKPPGGIGGDLGEHHTALAAALLSSNQNNGAQNTNTSHPVGVHGDVMANASLSAGLKQIPQFDDPVEQSLASLEFSAGSTGKSSGLPLTDNFLMQPDGAQQQQQQQQQQQQQAFAHLDYVNELLIKGSTDAVSGMNGNHPLNFVLDMAAATANLQKHPQQQQQQQQQQQAHNNGFNVADFGMPGFDSLNMTASAFLDLEHTLQQQHQQQHQQQQQHQQQQQQHHQQQHQQQHHQQQHQQLTQQQLQQQQQQQQHLQQQQQHLQQQQQQATNKMLIIPKPIESMMPSPPDKQQQQQQQQQHLQQQQHLQQQQQQHQKGMLPQQSQLDMMLAAAANFQGKQVQAFKAAEQNLKNASSWSSLASASSPSSHTSSSSSSSKPKPAMDSFQQFRNKAKERDRLKLLEAAEKEKKHQKEAAEKEQQQQQRKHHKSSSSSSSSSSSAAAAAAAAASQAAAAAAAAAAAASAVTASSAAATQAAAVAVSAAPPTSSSVASSASNASGGSSSGGGAGGGQASGERERERGERERERDRDRERSGSGQSGNGNNSNNSANSNGPGSAGSGGSGGGTGGNSGPTSTGGPNSGGGGGGGGGGNPNSNSNAAAALLNAGSNSNSGVGSGGAASSNSNSSVGAMVGSGGPGSNSQGSSGGAGGGTGTVGGSNVMGGGALDYGQQVSAATQMAQHVAASVAAQVIMAASPLGAMESGRKSVHDAQPQISRVEDIKASPGGQGQSSPAQQSPQDRAAAKRAEQRRAEQERRRREALAGQIDMNMQSDLMAAFEETL